A single genomic interval of Aestuariirhabdus haliotis harbors:
- a CDS encoding MarC family protein has translation MPNELLEFFLLCLTSLFTMINPLSVTPIFTSMTSQLDRATARRVAGKATLTAAIILILFAVTGQFIFKIFSITVDSLRIVGGVIFFIMGYEMIQARLSKIRFDKDNLHEMESYTQDIAITPIAIPLIAGPGAIASVIILMSSNTGLVYHLMLFSSIALVALVTYVFLLFSTPIMDRLGESGNKVLLRIMGLIVMVIGVEFFVGGLTPIVRNMLMIQA, from the coding sequence ATGCCCAATGAGTTGCTGGAGTTTTTCCTGTTGTGCCTGACATCGTTGTTTACGATGATCAACCCGCTCAGTGTGACACCGATATTTACTTCCATGACCTCCCAGCTGGACCGGGCCACAGCCCGCCGGGTAGCGGGCAAGGCGACATTGACCGCGGCCATTATTTTGATCCTGTTTGCGGTTACTGGTCAGTTTATTTTCAAAATCTTCTCCATCACCGTCGACAGCCTGCGCATCGTGGGGGGCGTGATCTTTTTTATCATGGGCTACGAGATGATTCAGGCTCGCCTTAGTAAGATTCGTTTCGATAAGGATAACCTGCATGAAATGGAATCCTACACCCAGGATATCGCCATTACGCCGATCGCCATCCCCCTCATAGCGGGTCCCGGCGCCATTGCCTCGGTGATCATTTTGATGAGCAGTAACACTGGTCTGGTGTACCACCTGATGTTGTTTTCCTCCATTGCCCTGGTGGCGCTGGTGACCTATGTGTTCCTGCTGTTTTCCACGCCGATCATGGACCGTCTGGGGGAAAGCGGCAACAAGGTGTTGTTGCGGATCATGGGTTTGATTGTGATGGTGATCGGGGTTGAATTCTTTGTCGGTGGCCTGACGCCCATCGTACGCAATATGTTGATGATTCAGGCCTGA
- the rarD gene encoding EamA family transporter RarD, which translates to MPTPSSSPSQKHSESTIGLFFALAAFTFWGLCPIYFKAVSAVPALEVLSHRILWSVLLLAALISVARQWPLTLGILRDRKKLKLLLVSAILIAINWLTFIWAVSNERILDTSLGYFINPLVNVLLGMVFLQERLNRGQTLALLLGLAAVCYQIMVMGSIPLVALILACSFGFYGLVRKKVSVASVPGLAIETLLLLPLCLGYLGYLALNQQSNFSGQTPDTALLLALAGVVTTLPLVWFNSAATRLPLSTIGFIQYLGPSIAFMLAVFLYDEPFNREKLIVFALIWMALVVFSLDAWQQQRRRNL; encoded by the coding sequence TTGCCAACGCCATCGTCCTCCCCATCGCAAAAACACTCAGAATCTACCATCGGTCTTTTTTTCGCCCTCGCCGCCTTCACGTTTTGGGGTCTTTGCCCAATTTACTTCAAGGCCGTCTCCGCGGTTCCCGCACTGGAAGTGCTTTCGCACAGAATCCTGTGGTCCGTTTTATTACTCGCCGCGCTCATCAGTGTGGCACGACAATGGCCACTCACCCTCGGCATTCTGAGAGATCGAAAAAAACTGAAGTTATTACTTGTCTCGGCCATTTTGATCGCCATTAACTGGCTAACCTTTATCTGGGCCGTTTCTAACGAACGTATTCTGGATACCAGTTTGGGTTATTTCATCAATCCGCTGGTCAATGTGCTGCTGGGTATGGTGTTCCTGCAGGAGCGCCTCAATCGTGGACAGACCCTGGCCCTGCTGCTGGGGTTGGCGGCGGTATGCTACCAGATCATGGTGATGGGCAGTATCCCCCTCGTAGCCCTTATTTTAGCCTGCAGTTTTGGCTTCTATGGCCTGGTTCGAAAGAAAGTGTCCGTCGCTTCGGTGCCGGGACTGGCGATTGAAACACTGCTGTTGTTGCCACTTTGTCTGGGATACCTTGGCTATCTGGCGCTCAATCAACAATCAAACTTTAGCGGGCAAACTCCCGACACGGCCCTGCTGCTGGCACTGGCCGGTGTGGTCACGACACTGCCTCTGGTCTGGTTCAATTCTGCGGCCACGCGTCTGCCCCTGTCCACCATCGGTTTTATTCAATATTTGGGCCCCTCCATTGCTTTTATGCTGGCGGTCTTTCTTTATGATGAACCCTTTAATCGCGAAAAGCTGATCGTGTTCGCCTTGATCTGGATGGCCCTGGTGGTCTTCAGCCTAGATGCCTGGCAACAACAGCGACGCAGAAACTTGTAA
- a CDS encoding AzlC family ABC transporter permease has protein sequence MATTDNAMESNPPASVGDEIRSGARDTIPLIVGAIPFGIIFGTLAVTNGLSPWTAMAMSLFVFAGSSQFIAVGLLAIGSSPAVVILTTFVVNLRHLLYAASLVPYVRHLSQRWRILLAFGLTDESYAVVANRYFNQQARDRNHWYFLGSTLAMWSNWQLCTLLGISLGALIPDMSSWGLDFAMSVTFIGLVIPYVRNWPMMAAVLVSGTIAVAAHPLPHNLGLILAALCGVVAGVLCERFKPTPEAA, from the coding sequence GTGGCTACCACAGACAACGCTATGGAGAGCAATCCACCAGCATCGGTTGGTGACGAGATCCGGTCAGGCGCGCGGGACACCATCCCACTCATTGTTGGCGCTATCCCCTTCGGGATTATCTTTGGCACACTGGCTGTCACCAATGGCTTATCGCCCTGGACGGCCATGGCGATGTCGTTGTTTGTCTTTGCCGGGTCTTCCCAATTTATTGCCGTGGGCTTGCTGGCGATTGGTTCGAGTCCTGCCGTGGTAATCTTGACCACTTTTGTCGTGAATCTTCGTCACCTTTTGTATGCCGCATCGCTGGTACCCTACGTGCGTCACCTGTCCCAACGTTGGAGAATTCTGCTGGCCTTTGGTCTCACCGACGAAAGCTACGCCGTGGTTGCCAATCGCTATTTTAACCAGCAAGCCCGCGATAGAAACCACTGGTATTTCCTGGGTTCCACCTTAGCCATGTGGAGCAACTGGCAACTGTGCACCCTGTTAGGAATCAGCCTGGGGGCCCTGATCCCCGACATGAGCAGCTGGGGGCTCGACTTTGCCATGTCCGTTACCTTTATCGGTCTGGTGATACCTTACGTGCGTAACTGGCCGATGATGGCCGCTGTTCTGGTTTCCGGCACCATAGCCGTGGCGGCCCACCCCCTACCCCACAATCTGGGATTAATACTGGCGGCGCTGTGCGGCGTCGTCGCTGGCGTGCTGTGCGAACGTTTCAAACCTACACCGGAGGCCGCGTAG
- a CDS encoding AzlD domain-containing protein: MNDLLLILGMVAVTFPVRYTLFALAGRFRFPEAVSDALRFVPPAVLTAIIVPAVLMPNGEIQLSLDNAYLIGGLIAVAIAWFSRNLLLTILIGMTSFLILKHLIL, translated from the coding sequence GTGAATGACCTACTACTGATTCTGGGTATGGTCGCCGTGACTTTCCCCGTTCGCTACACCCTGTTCGCCCTGGCCGGTCGTTTTCGTTTTCCGGAAGCGGTTTCCGATGCCCTGCGCTTCGTGCCGCCGGCCGTGTTAACCGCCATTATTGTACCGGCGGTACTGATGCCCAACGGCGAGATCCAGCTAAGCCTGGACAATGCCTATCTGATCGGTGGACTCATCGCCGTAGCCATCGCCTGGTTCAGTCGCAACCTGTTATTGACGATCCTGATTGGCATGACCAGTTTCCTGATACTCAAACACCTGATCCTATAG